In Nocardia sp. NBC_00403, one DNA window encodes the following:
- a CDS encoding PaaI family thioesterase, with protein sequence MIDETGTKLFHQSMPFTERLGVEVLEHGPGLVRSRIAWDESLCTLGGVLHGGVLMSLADSTAAVCAFLNLPEGKQGTTTVESKTNFLRAVRSGHAIASARPLHAGRSFIVVETEIHDAADKLVAKVTQTQAVL encoded by the coding sequence ATGATCGATGAGACGGGCACCAAGCTTTTCCATCAGTCCATGCCGTTCACCGAACGGCTGGGGGTCGAAGTGCTCGAGCACGGGCCGGGGCTGGTGCGCAGTCGGATCGCATGGGACGAGTCGCTGTGCACGCTGGGCGGTGTGCTGCACGGCGGTGTGCTGATGTCGCTGGCGGACTCGACCGCCGCAGTGTGCGCATTCCTCAATCTGCCCGAGGGCAAGCAGGGGACGACGACCGTCGAGTCGAAGACGAACTTCCTGCGGGCCGTGCGATCCGGGCATGCGATCGCCTCCGCCCGGCCGCTGCACGCGGGGCGTTCGTTCATCGTGGTCGAGACCGAAATCCACGATGCCGCAGACAAACTCGTCGCGAAGGTGACACAGACCCAAGCGGTTCTGTGA